In Clostridium sp. DL-VIII, the following proteins share a genomic window:
- a CDS encoding histidine phosphatase family protein produces MRIGLIRHFKVNYHKKFFMTSKEFKEWEENYNKSDVIKNDVELMGIKWDKCYSSTLIRALVTAQHVYKEDIVTNDLIRETIIDPVFKCNLKLPYWFWAVSGRIAWYFNHKSQEENRTITRKKARQFVDLLQEEAIKEGSENILVVTHGFFMYSLQKELKKRGFSGKLIYSPKNGILYLYKKFN; encoded by the coding sequence ATGAGAATAGGTCTTATAAGACATTTTAAAGTTAATTACCATAAAAAGTTTTTTATGACCTCAAAAGAATTCAAAGAATGGGAAGAAAATTATAATAAAAGTGATGTTATAAAAAATGACGTAGAGCTCATGGGGATAAAATGGGATAAATGTTATTCTAGTACTCTTATAAGAGCATTGGTTACAGCACAGCACGTCTATAAAGAAGATATAGTTACAAATGATTTGATTCGAGAAACTATAATTGATCCTGTATTTAAATGTAATTTAAAACTACCTTATTGGTTTTGGGCGGTTAGCGGAAGAATTGCTTGGTACTTCAATCATAAATCACAAGAAGAAAATAGAACAATAACAAGAAAAAAGGCTAGGCAATTTGTTGATTTATTACAAGAAGAGGCAATAAAAGAGGGATCAGAGAATATTCTGGTTGTTACACATGGCTTCTTCATGTATAGTCTTCAAAAAGAACTAAAAAAAAGAGGGTTTTCAGGGAAGTTAATATATAGCCCTAAAAATGGAATATTATATTTATACAAGAAATTTAATTAA
- a CDS encoding bifunctional homocysteine S-methyltransferase/methylenetetrahydrofolate reductase, translating into MIKDYLQNNILIFDGAMGTYYSELTGNDISYCEFANLDDGDTIKKIHKEYINAGAKLIRTNTFSANTHDLGVSYETLKNIIKCGIDIAKEVTRNTSVFIGASIGPIKEDNIDESQEDILKEYKYIVDCFLDNNINIFVFETFSNYNYLKEISEYIKGKDSKSFILTQFAVKPDGFTRDGISASKLIKKVKEIKTIDSYGFNCGSGPTHVAEFIRTIDIENDIVSAIPNAGYPEIIHERTVYPNNPVYFANKVNAMTTLGVSIIGGCCGTNPNYIKELVSLIKNNSNEINSYSKKEEIKEYKEKTENAFKNKLDKNEFTIAIELSAPINTDISKLMAGAKICKENNIDLVTIPDSPMSKVRADPTIIASKIKREIGIEVMPHICCRDRNTNAIRSSLIGSHIENIRNILAITGDPISDANKIETKSVFNLNSFRLMKLINDMNEDLFKEDNIYIGGALNLNVLNKDVEFNRMLKKIDNGAKFFLTQPIYEDDAIEFLSKIKAKTNVKILAGLLPIVSYRNAVFLNNELPGVKIPERYMKMFSENMSKEEAQEIGVKIAVEIGNKLKGVSDGLYFITPFNRVNMLIDIVKQLQLS; encoded by the coding sequence ATGATAAAAGATTATTTGCAAAATAATATATTAATATTTGATGGAGCCATGGGGACATATTATTCGGAGCTAACAGGGAATGATATTTCTTACTGTGAATTTGCTAATTTAGATGATGGAGATACAATAAAAAAAATACATAAAGAATATATTAATGCTGGGGCAAAATTAATAAGAACAAACACTTTTTCGGCTAATACACATGATCTTGGAGTATCATATGAAACGTTGAAAAATATAATTAAATGTGGAATAGATATAGCAAAGGAGGTTACTCGAAACACTTCGGTTTTTATAGGAGCAAGTATTGGTCCTATAAAAGAAGATAATATAGATGAATCTCAAGAGGATATACTAAAGGAATATAAATATATAGTAGATTGCTTTTTAGATAATAATATAAATATTTTTGTATTTGAAACTTTTAGTAATTATAATTATTTAAAAGAAATATCTGAATACATAAAAGGAAAGGATTCTAAGAGTTTTATATTAACGCAATTTGCAGTAAAACCAGATGGCTTCACAAGGGATGGAATTAGCGCTAGTAAACTAATTAAGAAAGTTAAAGAAATTAAAACGATTGATTCATATGGATTCAATTGTGGATCTGGACCTACTCATGTGGCTGAATTTATAAGAACAATAGATATAGAAAATGATATTGTTTCAGCTATTCCAAATGCTGGATATCCGGAAATAATTCATGAGAGAACTGTATATCCTAATAATCCAGTATACTTTGCTAATAAAGTTAATGCAATGACGACGCTTGGAGTATCTATAATAGGTGGATGTTGCGGAACAAATCCAAATTATATTAAGGAATTAGTCTCATTAATTAAAAATAATTCAAATGAAATTAATTCGTATAGCAAGAAAGAAGAAATAAAAGAATATAAAGAAAAAACAGAAAATGCATTCAAAAATAAACTTGATAAAAATGAATTTACAATTGCAATAGAATTATCAGCTCCTATTAACACTGATATATCCAAGCTTATGGCAGGAGCTAAAATATGTAAAGAAAATAACATTGATTTAGTAACAATTCCAGATTCGCCAATGTCAAAGGTAAGAGCTGATCCGACGATTATAGCATCTAAAATAAAGAGAGAAATAGGAATTGAGGTTATGCCGCATATATGCTGCAGAGATAGGAATACAAACGCTATAAGGTCTAGTTTAATAGGTTCACATATTGAAAATATAAGGAATATACTAGCAATTACAGGAGATCCTATATCTGATGCAAATAAGATTGAAACTAAAAGTGTGTTCAACTTAAATTCATTTAGACTCATGAAGCTAATAAATGATATGAATGAAGATTTATTCAAAGAAGATAACATTTATATAGGCGGCGCATTGAATTTAAATGTGTTAAATAAAGATGTTGAATTTAACCGCATGTTAAAAAAAATAGATAATGGAGCAAAGTTCTTTTTAACACAGCCTATATATGAAGATGATGCTATTGAATTTCTAAGTAAAATAAAGGCAAAAACTAATGTGAAAATTTTAGCTGGACTTCTTCCAATTGTGAGTTATAGGAATGCAGTGTTTTTAAATAATGAACTTCCAGGAGTTAAAATTCCTGAAAGATATATGAAGATGTTCTCAGAAAACATGAGTAAGGAAGAAGCACAAGAAATTGGTGTTAAAATTGCTGTAGAGATTGGAAATAAACTAAAGGGAGTTTCGGATGGACTGTATTTCATAACTCCGTTTAATAGAGTAAATATGTTAATTGATATAGTAAAACAGCTTCAATTAAGTTAA